In one Roseburia intestinalis L1-82 genomic region, the following are encoded:
- a CDS encoding recombinase family protein has product MLRQTTQNLITALYPRLSHEDELQGESNSISNQKRILETYAKQNGFTNLCWYTDDGYSGANFQRPGFQAMLADIEAGKVGTVIVKDMSRLGRNYLQVGMYTEMLFPQKGVRFIAINDGVDSAMGDNDFTPLRNLFNEWMVRDTSKKIKAVKKAKGMSGKPVTSKPVYGYLMDEDENFIIDEEAAPVVKQIYQLCLAGNGPTKIARMLTEQEIPTPGTLEYQRTGSIRRYHPGYECKWATNTVVHLLENREYTGCLVNFKTEKPSYKMKHSIDNPIEKQAIFENHHEPIIDLQTWERVQELRKQRKRPNRYDDVGLFSGLLFCADCGHVMYQQRYQTDKRKQDCYICGSYKKRTADCTAHFIRTDLLTAGVLDNLRKVTAYAQKHEARFVKLLIQQNEMGGKRKQAAATKQLEQVQSRIAELSRYIKRLYEDNVNGKINDERFMEMSADYEAEQRELKEKAAALQGELDKAQEATVNAEKFMNVVRKYLSIEELTHTLLREMVEKIVVYECEYDENEVRHQRIDIYYSFVGKIDLPEE; this is encoded by the coding sequence ATGTTAAGACAGACAACCCAAAACCTTATTACCGCCCTTTATCCGAGATTATCCCATGAAGATGAACTGCAAGGGGAAAGCAACTCTATATCCAACCAAAAGCGCATTTTGGAAACCTACGCCAAGCAGAACGGCTTTACCAATCTCTGCTGGTACACAGATGACGGTTATAGTGGTGCGAACTTCCAAAGACCCGGATTTCAAGCCATGCTTGCAGACATTGAAGCCGGGAAAGTCGGCACAGTCATCGTCAAGGATATGTCCCGTTTAGGGCGAAATTATCTTCAAGTGGGAATGTATACAGAAATGCTTTTCCCGCAGAAAGGCGTCCGCTTTATCGCTATCAATGACGGAGTGGACAGCGCAATGGGCGACAACGATTTTACCCCGCTGCGTAATCTTTTCAACGAATGGATGGTGAGAGATACGAGCAAAAAAATCAAGGCAGTTAAGAAAGCAAAAGGCATGAGCGGTAAGCCTGTTACCAGCAAGCCCGTGTACGGCTACCTCATGGACGAGGACGAAAATTTCATCATTGACGAGGAAGCCGCCCCGGTAGTCAAGCAGATTTACCAGCTTTGCCTTGCCGGGAACGGTCCGACCAAGATAGCCCGTATGCTGACCGAGCAGGAAATCCCCACGCCGGGAACGCTGGAATACCAGCGCACAGGCAGCATACGCCGCTACCACCCCGGCTATGAATGTAAGTGGGCGACCAATACCGTTGTTCATCTGTTGGAAAACCGGGAATACACAGGCTGTCTTGTGAACTTCAAGACGGAAAAACCGTCCTACAAGATGAAGCACAGCATAGACAACCCCATTGAGAAACAGGCGATTTTCGAGAACCACCATGAGCCAATCATCGACTTGCAGACATGGGAACGGGTGCAGGAGTTACGCAAGCAGCGCAAACGCCCCAACCGCTACGATGATGTGGGCTTGTTCTCCGGCTTGCTGTTCTGCGCCGACTGCGGTCATGTGATGTACCAGCAGCGGTATCAGACCGACAAGAGAAAGCAGGATTGCTACATCTGCGGCAGCTATAAGAAGCGCACCGCCGACTGTACGGCGCACTTCATCCGAACCGACCTTTTGACGGCGGGTGTGCTGGACAATCTGCGGAAAGTGACCGCCTATGCACAGAAGCATGAAGCCCGGTTCGTGAAGCTGCTTATCCAGCAGAATGAAATGGGCGGCAAGCGGAAACAGGCGGCAGCCACGAAGCAGCTTGAACAGGTGCAGAGCCGCATTGCAGAACTTTCCCGCTATATCAAACGTCTGTATGAGGACAATGTAAACGGGAAAATCAATGACGAGCGTTTTATGGAAATGTCCGCAGACTACGAAGCCGAGCAGCGGGAACTGAAGGAGAAAGCCGCCGCATTGCAGGGCGAACTGGACAAGGCACAGGAAGCCACGGTAAACGCTGAAAAGTTTATGAACGTTGTCCGCAAGTACCTTTCTATCGAGGAACTGACACACACCCTCTTGCGTGAAATGGTGGAGAAAATCGTTGTCTATGAATGTGAGTATGACGAGAACGAAGTACGCCACCAGCGCATTGATATTTATTATAGCTTTGTCGGCAAGATTGACTTGCCCGAAGAATAA
- a CDS encoding ATP-binding protein, translating into MKPAFEDMNLQIPAVTAEPEDYTGEDGLLYCGKCRTPKEAYFPADKATLFGRDRHPAECDCQRAQRMEREAAEQQRKHRDKVEELKRRGFTDPAMREWTFANDNGRNPQMKTAHFYVEHWEDMKAGNIGYLLWGSVGTGKSYLAGCIANALMEKEISVRMTNFALILNDLAATFEGKNEYISNLCRYPLLILDDFGMERGTEYGLEQVYNVIDSRYRSGKPLIVTTNLTLTELQNPQDTPHARIYDRLLEMCAPVCFSGENFRRESAQNKLNRLKQLMND; encoded by the coding sequence ATGAAACCAGCTTTTGAAGATATGAATTTACAGATACCAGCAGTCACCGCCGAGCCGGAGGACTACACAGGTGAGGACGGTCTGCTCTACTGCGGCAAGTGCCGGACACCGAAAGAAGCCTATTTCCCGGCTGATAAGGCTACCCTGTTTGGGCGTGACCGACATCCGGCTGAATGTGACTGCCAGCGGGCGCAGCGCATGGAGCGTGAAGCCGCCGAACAGCAGCGAAAGCACCGGGACAAGGTGGAAGAACTGAAACGCCGGGGCTTTACCGACCCGGCTATGCGGGAATGGACTTTTGCCAATGACAACGGCAGAAACCCGCAGATGAAAACCGCCCATTTCTATGTGGAACATTGGGAGGACATGAAAGCCGGGAACATCGGCTATCTGCTTTGGGGCAGCGTCGGCACAGGCAAAAGCTACCTTGCCGGATGTATCGCAAACGCCCTCATGGAGAAAGAAATCTCCGTCCGCATGACGAACTTTGCCCTTATTCTTAATGACCTTGCAGCCACTTTTGAGGGCAAGAACGAATATATTTCCAACCTCTGCCGCTATCCGCTGCTTATCCTTGATGATTTTGGAATGGAGCGTGGCACAGAGTATGGCTTAGAGCAGGTCTACAATGTGATTGACAGCCGATACCGAAGCGGCAAGCCGCTGATCGTCACGACCAACCTCACGCTTACCGAGTTGCAGAACCCGCAGGACACGCCCCACGCCCGGATTTATGACCGACTGCTTGAAATGTGCGCCCCTGTCTGCTTCTCCGGCGAGAACTTCCGCAGGGAGAGCGCACAAAACAAGCTGAACCGCTTAAAGCAACTGATGAACGATTGA
- a CDS encoding DUF3847 domain-containing protein, with the protein MPDTSKLEKLNRELEKSEKKLRKTINDEKALQHQLKQLTRKERTHRLCTRGGMLESFLQEPERLTDDDVMLLLKLIFHRQDTQELLKKLLEREKPETP; encoded by the coding sequence TTGCCTGATACCTCAAAGCTGGAAAAACTCAACCGGGAACTGGAGAAAAGCGAAAAGAAACTGCGGAAAACCATCAATGATGAAAAGGCATTGCAGCACCAGTTGAAGCAGCTTACCCGAAAGGAACGGACGCACCGGCTCTGCACTCGTGGCGGTATGCTGGAAAGTTTTCTGCAAGAGCCGGAACGCCTGACAGATGATGATGTCATGCTGTTGTTGAAACTCATTTTTCACAGGCAGGACACGCAGGAACTATTGAAAAAACTGCTGGAACGGGAGAAGCCGGAAACCCCTTAG
- a CDS encoding helix-turn-helix domain-containing protein: MNGATTIQERLKDLRLNKGLKLEELAEQTGISKSALGNYEKDDFKEINHGNLILLADFYGVSLDYLFCRTENMVEINTPLRELHLSDEMVALLKSGRINNRLLCELATHKDFIKFLADIEIYVDGIATMQIQNLNVLVDTVRHEIIERYRPGEDDPHLKVLQAAHISDDEYFSHMVRDDLNLIIRDIRENHKKDSESAPQTTVADELKENLEAVENFKGSRDEKLVVLYCKQLGINYKNLSDEEFRWLIRILKKSKKMGTPISQRKKR; the protein is encoded by the coding sequence ATGAACGGAGCTACTACAATACAGGAACGGCTAAAAGATTTACGATTAAACAAAGGATTAAAACTGGAAGAACTGGCAGAGCAAACAGGTATTTCAAAATCAGCTCTTGGAAATTATGAAAAAGATGATTTTAAAGAAATCAACCATGGTAATCTTATCCTGCTGGCAGATTTTTATGGGGTGTCCCTCGATTATCTCTTTTGCCGGACAGAGAACATGGTGGAGATCAACACGCCATTAAGGGAGCTGCATTTGAGTGATGAAATGGTGGCACTTCTGAAAAGCGGTCGGATTAACAACCGTCTGCTCTGCGAACTTGCCACCCATAAGGACTTTATCAAGTTTCTTGCGGATATTGAGATTTATGTGGATGGGATTGCCACCATGCAGATTCAGAACCTCAACGTCCTTGTCGATACCGTCCGGCATGAAATCATTGAACGGTATCGCCCCGGCGAAGATGACCCCCATTTGAAAGTGCTGCAAGCCGCACATATCAGCGATGATGAATATTTCAGTCACATGGTACGGGATGATCTCAACCTTATTATCCGGGATATTCGGGAAAACCACAAAAAGGACAGTGAGAGTGCGCCCCAGACCACCGTTGCCGATGAACTGAAAGAAAATCTGGAAGCGGTCGAAAATTTCAAGGGCAGCCGGGATGAAAAGCTGGTTGTTCTTTACTGCAAGCAGCTCGGCATCAACTATAAAAATCTGTCAGACGAAGAATTTCGCTGGCTGATTCGGATTCTCAAAAAATCAAAGAAAATGGGAACGCCTATCAGCCAGAGGAAAAAACGGTAA
- a CDS encoding phage replisome organizer N-terminal domain-containing protein, which translates to MSDNRKYYYLKLKESYFDDDAIVLLESMQDGMLYSNILLKLYLKSLKYGGTLQLDENIPYTAQMIATITRQQVGTVERALQIFMKLGLVEPLDNGALYMSNIELFIGQSSTEGERKRRARMKISEQKRLSGQVSEAKADICPPEIEIKKEIDIEIEKERESEPGRAAPAAYGRYKNVILTDTELSELQAELPDKWEYYIDRLSGYIASTGRKYKNHAATIRRWVADDTAKAAPKRGIPDYSYKEGESL; encoded by the coding sequence ATGTCAGATAACCGCAAATATTATTACCTCAAACTGAAAGAAAGCTATTTTGACGATGACGCTATCGTGCTGCTGGAAAGTATGCAGGACGGTATGCTGTATTCCAATATCCTCTTGAAGCTGTACTTAAAATCGCTGAAATACGGCGGCACTTTGCAGCTTGACGAGAATATCCCCTACACCGCCCAAATGATAGCCACCATTACCCGCCAGCAGGTCGGCACAGTTGAACGGGCTTTGCAAATCTTTATGAAGCTGGGGCTTGTCGAACCGCTGGACAACGGGGCTTTGTATATGAGCAATATCGAGCTTTTCATCGGTCAGTCCTCTACCGAGGGGGAGCGCAAGCGCAGGGCAAGAATGAAGATTTCAGAGCAAAAACGGCTTAGTGGACAAGTGTCCGAAGCAAAAGCGGACATTTGTCCACCAGAGATAGAGATAAAGAAAGAGATAGATATAGAGATAGAAAAAGAGAGAGAGTCAGAACCAGGACGAGCCGCTCCCGCTGCTTACGGCAGATACAAAAATGTGATTTTGACAGATACGGAGCTTTCCGAACTGCAAGCAGAACTGCCCGACAAGTGGGAGTATTACATTGACCGGCTATCCGGCTATATCGCTTCCACTGGGAGGAAATACAAGAACCATGCAGCCACTATCCGCAGATGGGTGGCTGACGATACCGCTAAAGCTGCCCCGAAAAGGGGCATACCCGATTACAGCTACAAGGAGGGAGAAAGTCTATGA
- a CDS encoding transposon-encoded TnpW family protein, which translates to MKSTAPADCVTEIRIGNSVLVVSGFFKQGAKETAADKMAKVLEAEAATK; encoded by the coding sequence ATGAAAAGCACCGCACCCGCCGATTGCGTGACGGAAATCCGTATAGGGAACTCTGTTCTTGTCGTGTCCGGCTTTTTCAAGCAGGGCGCAAAGGAAACCGCCGCCGACAAAATGGCTAAGGTGCTGGAAGCGGAAGCTGCTACAAAATGA
- a CDS encoding helix-turn-helix domain-containing protein, producing the protein MHISYKPLWHTLLERDMRKEDLRLAAGMTTNMIANMSKEGKHISMDTLARICETLNCEITDVIELVPDEPASTGGKEHERIETKNNGKRN; encoded by the coding sequence ATGCACATCAGCTATAAACCACTCTGGCATACACTGTTAGAGCGTGATATGAGAAAAGAGGATTTAAGGCTTGCCGCTGGTATGACAACGAATATGATTGCCAATATGAGCAAAGAGGGAAAGCACATCAGCATGGACACATTAGCCCGTATTTGTGAAACGCTGAATTGTGAGATTACCGATGTGATTGAGTTAGTACCAGACGAGCCTGCTTCCACAGGAGGTAAGGAACATGAGCGAATTGAAACCAAGAATAACGGAAAACGGAATTGA
- a CDS encoding transposase: MKSVYKIPQKIKCLTDERKRKSIPLFNIVMPVLLFLMLQYESFHTIFSAPESMSKRLKNCISGRIPKVDAVRDLLSRINPDEIRSIHEEMIDIIKRNRVFREGTIGGYVVAGLDGVELFSSTKKSCPNCLSRKKHTGETEYFYRSVVCMIIGKSPHVILGQEMLKPRDGSGKDEGELTGGKRLIERLKKRHGHFADVIVADALYLNAPFINTLKENGLEGVIRLKDERRMIFQDAERLFKQDEGKKASFWKGKKKIEVWDLSGFKMEGCPYKLRVVRYHEQWEENGKETERFMWLVTTLEAADYRVLWEMMHRRWDIEENGFHQLKTYYHAKHCYCRDAVETIFNLIIIGFNVRELYLYRRSRNFAGSGISRKSINRIFCDELLTEKVKQILCEKGG; encoded by the coding sequence ATGAAGAGTGTATATAAAATCCCGCAAAAAATCAAGTGTTTAACGGACGAAAGAAAAAGAAAATCTATTCCATTGTTTAACATTGTCATGCCGGTACTGCTTTTTCTGATGCTGCAGTATGAAAGTTTCCATACCATTTTTTCAGCCCCTGAAAGCATGTCGAAAAGACTGAAAAACTGTATCAGTGGAAGGATTCCAAAAGTTGATGCAGTCCGCGACCTTCTCTCCAGAATAAACCCGGATGAAATACGCAGCATACATGAAGAAATGATTGATATCATAAAACGTAACCGGGTATTCCGGGAAGGAACGATAGGCGGATATGTTGTGGCAGGTCTCGATGGTGTGGAATTATTCAGCAGTACAAAAAAATCCTGTCCGAACTGTCTGAGCCGAAAAAAACACACAGGGGAAACCGAATACTTTTACCGGAGTGTGGTGTGCATGATTATAGGTAAATCGCCACACGTAATTCTGGGGCAGGAAATGTTAAAACCAAGGGATGGTTCTGGGAAAGACGAAGGAGAACTGACAGGCGGAAAAAGGTTGATTGAGCGGCTGAAGAAACGGCATGGACATTTTGCGGATGTGATTGTGGCGGATGCGTTATATCTGAATGCTCCATTTATCAACACTCTGAAGGAAAATGGTCTGGAAGGGGTGATACGCCTGAAAGACGAAAGAAGAATGATTTTTCAGGATGCAGAGCGTCTGTTCAAACAGGATGAGGGAAAAAAGGCATCTTTCTGGAAAGGGAAAAAGAAGATTGAAGTATGGGATCTTTCTGGTTTTAAGATGGAAGGGTGTCCATATAAACTGCGTGTGGTGCGGTATCATGAGCAGTGGGAAGAAAATGGAAAAGAAACAGAGCGTTTCATGTGGCTTGTAACGACTCTGGAAGCGGCAGACTACCGAGTCTTATGGGAAATGATGCACCGCAGGTGGGACATTGAGGAGAATGGTTTCCATCAATTGAAAACGTATTACCACGCAAAGCACTGTTACTGTCGAGATGCGGTTGAAACCATATTTAATCTGATAATCATAGGCTTTAATGTAAGAGAGTTATATTTGTACCGAAGAAGCCGGAACTTTGCAGGAAGTGGTATAAGCCGAAAGAGCATAAACCGGATTTTTTGCGATGAGCTGCTAACAGAAAAAGTGAAACAGATTTTATGTGAAAAAGGCGGATAG
- a CDS encoding helix-turn-helix domain-containing protein: MNFEFMTIDTPLPPCMPFPIALTGFPVSSTAKVMYCRMLDAMLSKGQEDENGILFVCFPVTAIAAVLSRNPMTVKRSLNELETAGLIMRVRQGVGEPNRIYVLIPGKEDAALA; this comes from the coding sequence ATGAATTTTGAATTTATGACGATAGACACACCATTGCCGCCCTGTATGCCCTTTCCCATAGCGTTGACAGGATTTCCAGTCAGCAGCACCGCAAAGGTCATGTACTGCCGGATGCTGGACGCTATGCTGTCCAAAGGACAGGAGGACGAGAACGGAATCCTCTTTGTCTGCTTCCCTGTCACAGCCATTGCCGCAGTCCTGTCCCGCAACCCCATGACGGTCAAGCGTTCTCTGAATGAACTGGAAACCGCCGGACTTATCATGCGGGTGCGTCAGGGCGTGGGAGAACCAAACCGGATTTATGTGCTGATACCGGGAAAGGAGGACGCTGCCCTTGCCTGA
- a CDS encoding TnpV protein gives MSELKPRITENGIDYILVGDYYIPDLKLPEEHRPIGKYGRLHREYLREVHPARLNTLILTGELWTYLADLNEQAQERLDTIMEQMKTAEGVTEELKRTHQMEWVQRCNNIHNRAEEIVLHEMIYS, from the coding sequence ATGAGCGAATTGAAACCAAGAATAACGGAAAACGGAATTGATTATATCCTTGTCGGAGATTACTACATCCCGGATTTGAAACTGCCGGAGGAACACCGCCCCATCGGAAAGTATGGACGGTTGCACCGGGAATATTTAAGAGAAGTCCACCCAGCCAGATTGAACACATTGATATTGACCGGAGAGCTATGGACATATCTTGCAGACCTGAACGAACAGGCACAGGAACGGTTAGACACCATCATGGAGCAAATGAAAACTGCCGAGGGCGTGACCGAAGAATTAAAGCGTACCCATCAAATGGAATGGGTGCAGCGTTGCAATAACATTCATAACCGGGCAGAAGAAATTGTTTTACATGAGATGATTTATTCATAA
- a CDS encoding DUF5301 domain-containing protein has protein sequence MKKYISLFLCLTCILTLVACGKKAAPIQLPQTSDITSVDVTVGENTTNHSDTAWISEIISDISSSEPTSKQSVQDFPQTESYIKIDFQFETGTSTIFAYEENGKHYIEQPYQGIYKIDSQLYERLQETN, from the coding sequence ATGAAAAAATATATTTCTTTGTTTTTATGTCTGACTTGCATTTTAACTTTAGTTGCGTGTGGGAAAAAAGCTGCTCCCATTCAGTTGCCCCAAACAAGCGACATTACATCTGTTGATGTAACTGTTGGGGAAAACACCACAAATCATTCAGACACAGCTTGGATAAGTGAAATAATTTCTGACATTTCCAGTTCTGAACCAACCAGTAAGCAAAGTGTTCAAGATTTTCCGCAGACTGAAAGTTATATCAAGATTGATTTTCAGTTTGAAACAGGAACAAGTACCATTTTTGCCTATGAGGAAAACGGAAAACACTATATCGAACAGCCTTATCAGGGAATTTATAAAATTGACAGTCAGCTGTACGAACGGCTGCAAGAAACAAACTAA